CTGCCGCGCCGGGGGGATGAGCATCGCCCAGGTGATCGCGCGCAACGAACTTGCCTGGCGTCCGGCGGACGAGACGGAACGCAGCCTGCTGCGGGTCTGGGACGTGATGGCCGCCTGCATCCAGCGCGGCATCCACCACGAGGGCGTCCTGCCGGGCGGCCTGATGGTGCCGCGCCGGGCGCCCGCGCTGCTCCGGCAGCTGACCAGCGATCCCCGCCCCAACCTCATCACCGTCACGTTCTCCGCGATGGAGTGGGTCAACCTGTACGCCCTCGCCGTCAACGAGGAGAACGCGGGCGGAGGCCGTGTCGTGACGGCGCCCACGAACGGGGCGGCGGGCATCATCCCCGCCGTGTTGCACTACTTCATGGACTTCGCTGAGGACGCCGGTCCGCGCCACGTCGTCGACTTCCTGTTGGCCGCGACCGCCGTCGGCGTCCTGCTGAAGCAGAACGCCTCCATCTCGGGGGCGGAGGTCGGCTGCCAGGGCGAGGTCGGATCGGCGTGCGCGATGGCGGCCGCCGGGCTGGCCCAGGTGCTGGGCGGAACCCCGGAGCAGGTGGAGAACGCCGCCGAGATCGGGCTGGAGCACAACCTGGGGCTGACGTGCGACCCGATCGGGGGCCTGGTCCAGGTGCCGTGCATCGAGCGCAACGCGATGGCTGCGATCAAGGCGATCAACGCCGCCCAGTTGGCCCTGTCGGGCGACGGGACGCACCGCGTCACCCTGGATCAGGCGATCCGCACCATGCGCGACACCGGCCGCGACATGCTCAGCAAGTACAAGGAGACCTCCGAGGGCGGGCTCGCCGTCGCCTTCATCGAGTGCTGACGTCTGCCCCCTCCTGAGGCGGTTCGGTGCGCTCGTTCAGCTCGATCCAGGCCGTGTCGCACCCGGGGCACCGGTAGACCGGCGCCCCCTCGACCCGCTCGTCGGTCTCGACCGTCCCGCACGCGTCCTGGCACGGGTGGGTGACGAGGAACCGGGCGCTCATCGGGCGGCCCAGGTGGCGCGGAGCCAGGCCGTCGCGAGCCCTACCCAGGCCGAGACATTCTCCGGCAGGGGCGGCCGGTCGTTGTTGGCCACCTGGGTCCCCGTGGCGAGGCCGTGCACCCTGCGCTGGAAGTGGTGGTACTCGAACGGCACGCACGCGGCGGACAGTGCCTGTGCGAAGCGCAGCGACTGGCTCGGCGGGACCGTCTGGTCCTCGTCGGTCGTCCACAGGAAGACGGGCGGCACCTCGTCGGTGACGGCGGCGATGCAGTCCTGGTACTCGACGCCGATCGCGACGAAGTCGTCGGGTTTCCAGTCGAAGTTGAAGACGGCGTAGGCGGGCAGCACGGCGTCGGGGCGCGAGCTCACCGTCATGAGCCCCGCGTTGGCCTCCACCCCGCGGGCGGAGAGGGCCTCGTATTCGGCCCGCTCCTGGGCGGCGAGGGCCGGGTTGTTCCAGGTCGTCGCGCTCATGGCGGCGACGTGCCCGCCGGCGGAGAAGCCGAGGACGGCGATCCTGTCGGGGTCGACCCCCAGGTCGGCCGCGTGCAGGCGCACCCAGCGGACGGCTCTGGCGACGTCGATGGCGGGGTTCGGACCCGTGGCGTGGACGCCGATCGAGTAGCGCAGGACGAACGTGTCGAAGCCCGCTGCCAGGAAGGCGGCGGCGGGCGGGTCGGTCTCCCGCTGCGAGAGGAATGTATAGCCGCCGCCGGGGCAGATGATCACCGCCGGCCTCGGATCCTCCAGCGATGTCGGCCGCTCGGCGACGGCCGGGAGATCGTAGACGGTGGCGTGGAGGGTCACGTCGCGATCGGGGTTGAGGTCGACGGTGAAGGAACGCATGGGCCACAGGGTACGCGGTACGGACCCGGCCGATCCGCCCCCACGGGCCCTCTGAGCGGTAAACAATGACGTCATGACCGAGCACGAGCCCTTCGATCTCGACGACCCGTACCTGGTGCGGCTCCGCTCCCTCGCCCTGGCGCTGCCGGGTGCCGCGGAGAAACTGGTCGTCGGCCATCCGGCGTTCTACACCCGCAAGGTATTCGCCTACTTCGCGATGAGCCGGAAGGTCGACGGCGTCTGGGAGAACCGGCCGAACACCGTCAGCGTCGTGCTCCCGGAGGACGAACGGCTCGCCCTGCTGGAGCGCGCGGGCGCATCGATCCCCGGCTACATCGCGAAATCGGGCTTCGTCTCGCTCGACCTCGACGAGGACACGGACTGGGACGAGATCGCCGAGCTGCTGGAGGAGTCGTTCCGGCAGACGGCTGGTGTGCGCCTGGTGCGGGCCTTGGGGTGACCCCTTCGACAAGCTCAGGGACCACCCTTCGAAGCTACTCGCTGCGGAGCCTGCCGCCCACCCACTTGCCCAGGTCGCTGAGCCCGCCGCCGATGTCGCGGCCCAGCTTCGCCAGCGAGTCCTCGCTCTCCTGGAACCGGTCGGCGTACGACTTCGCCGCGGCCGCCGCCTCGTCCGAGATCTTGGCGTCCTTGTCGTCCTCGCGCCGCGGGTAGGTGCCGGCCAGGATCTCGCCGTAGGCGCCCGAGTCGACCCAGCGACGGATTTCGGCCGCCCGAACCACGTTCATCGGATGGGTGGCGTCGTTGACCAGGATCAGCTTCATGATCGAGTCGCCCAGGTCGTCGGACTCCTCATAGTCCTTCGCCTGCGCCAGGAACTCCGTCTGGTCGAGATCGGGCAGGTGTCCGCCCGAGGCGAGCTTCATGTTCACCCGGATCGCCGACTGCACGTCCTGCGTGGCCAGAAGACCCGCCCTGTCGGCCGACAGCTCGGCCTTGCGGGCCCACTCCCCCAGCGCCGTGCGGAGCGCCAGCAGCCCGATCCCGCCGAACGGGACGGAGGTCAGCGTGCTGCCGAACAGGATCAGGTACTGCAGCAGCGTGCGGTAGAGCGCGTGCCCGCTCAGCGCGTGCCCCAGCTCGTGTCCCATGACGAACCGCAGCTCCTCGTCGTCGAGGAGGTCGATGAGCGCAGAGTTGAGGACGATCTTCGGCTTGTCGATGCCGATCGTCATGGCGTTGAAGATCGGCGAGGCCTGGACGTACAGCTCCGGCAGTTCCTGCACGTCGAGTGCGACGGCGGCGTCGGCGTAGAGCCGCTGCAGCCGCGGGAACTGCCGGTCGCTGACCCGGACCGCCGACCCCAGCAGCATCATCTTCACGGCCCGCTCGTTGAGGAAGGCGGAGAACCGGCGCAGGATCGTGTCGAAGCCCTTCAGCTTCCGCAGCGCGACGAGCGCCCCACGGTCGGCCGGGTGCTCCCAGGCGCGGCTCGAGATGCCCTTGAGGGTGGTGCGGGGACGTCCAATGGAGGAATCACTCATGCCCCCAGTCTGCCCCGTGTCGTGGCTCACCGGGGTAGGCCCGTGGGCCGAGAAACGCACGAGGCCCCCGGCACCACCGGGGGCCTCGCAACGTCAGGTGCCTCAGATCACTGGGCGACGACCTCGAACGGGACGTGCGCAGTGACGGCGCCGTGCAGCTTGACGGCCGCGACGTGCGCGCCGACAGCCTTCACCGGCTTGGCGAAGGACACGGAGCGCTTGTCGATCGTCGGGCCACCGGCCCGCTTCACGGCAACGGCAATGTCGTTGGCGGTGACGGCGCCGAACAGGTGACCCTGCTCGGAGACGCGCGCCGGGATCTGGACGGTGAGGCCCTCAAGCTGAGCGCGGAGCTCCTGCGCGTGGGCGACGCCGCGAACCTCGCGGGCGTCACGGGCGCGCTTGATGCCGTCGATCTGCTTCTCGTTGCCCCGGGTCCAGCGGATCGCCTTCCCGCCGGGAAGGAGGTAGTTACGGCCGTAGCCGTCCTTGACCTCGACGATGTCGCCGGCGATGCCGAGCTTGTCAACGGTGCTGGTCAGAATGAGCTTCATGATGCTGTTCCTTCCGATCAGCGAGCGCTCGACGTGTACGGCAGCAGGGCCACCTCACGAGCGTTCTTGACGGCGATGGCGATCTTGCGCTGGTCCTGGACCGAGAGGCCCGTGACGCGACGCGCGCGGATCTTGCCACGCTCAGAAATGAACTTCTTGAGCGTGTTGATGTCCTTGTAGTCGATGTTGGCGACTCGCGTCGTCTTCACCGGCATGATCTTCTTCTTGTTCACAGGCTTGCGCTGTGGACCGGCCATTGTGGTGCTCTCCTTGTTCTCGGGCTCTCGGCCCGGGGAAGCCCGTCTCACGACGGAATGTGCCAGCTAGCCCAGGTGGGCTAGTTAAGCGTTGTGTGGATCAGAACGGGGGCTCTTCGGGCTGCGACTGGGCCCAGGGGTCGTTACCGGCCCTGTTGCCACCACCGGCGGCGGAGCCGGAGCTCGCCCACGGATCGTTGCCCTGCGGCTGCTGCGGAGCGCCGCCGCCCTGATTGCCCTGCCAGTTGCCGCCGCCACCGGAACCGCCACCCTGTGTGCGGGTGACCTTGGCGGTGGCGTACCGCAGAGCGGGACCAACCTCGTCGACATCGACCTCGAACACGGTGCGCCGCTCACCCTCACGGGTTTCGTAGCTGCGCGACTTCAGCCGACCGGAAACGATGACCCGCATCCCCTTGGTGAGGGATTCGGCCACGTTCTCGGCGTACTGACGCCAGACCGAGCAATTGAGGAACATGGCGTCGCCGTCCTTCCACTCGTTCGTCTGACGATCGAACGTGCGGGGGGTCGACGCGACCGTGAAGTTCGCGACTGCGGCCCCATTAGGGGTGAAGCGAAGCTCAGGATCGGCGGTCAGGTTGCCGATGAGCGTGATGGGAGTCTCGCCTGCCATGTTTCGTGCCTCCGTTGTAGGACGTGGATGACCAGTCTGTCACCGCACCTCATCCTCGGCTGTGAGGCCGACAATTTCCCGAGGTGTGGGACGACTGTGGAAAGGAATCAGCTCTCGAGTCGGAGAACCTTGGTGCGCACGATCCGCTCGTCGATGGTCATCAGACGATCCATCTCGGCAACGGTCGCGGGCTCCGTGGAGACCTGGAGAACGACGTAGGAAGCCTCGGTGATCTTGAGGTTCGTCTCGATACGGATGTCGTAGGCGAGCCGGCGACGGCCCCAGACATCGGTGTTGTCGACGGTGCCACCACCCTTGGTGATGACCTCAAGGTGCTTCTCGATGAGCGCGGGAACCTGGCGATCGTCGACTTCGGGACGAACGAGAACCATGATTTCGTACTTACGCATTACGCAACCCCACCTCCTTCGGACTAACGGCCGCAGGGCGATCCCGCGGCAGGAGGGTGCAACTGACCTGTGGTCAGACAAGGGGCAACGATACCCGCCAGCCTCGGAGGGGAGAAATCAGCGGCCGGGTCGCCGCAGCCGCTCCACGGTTCCGCTCGCGACGATGACATCCCAGAACGCATCGGCCCAGGACGCATAGCCGCGGTCGTTCGGGTGGAACCAGTCCTGGGCGGTGTGCCGGGGATAACCCAGGTAGCCGGCGCGGCGGGTGCGCTCGTGGAGGGAGACCAGATGGTGGTCGTGCCGCGCGACGAGTTCGTGCGCCCTCGCCGTCATCGCCTGGGAACGCCCGATCCAGCCCGGGAGCACCATCCACGGCACGTCGCTGACGAACGAGCCGGAAGGCAACGCGGTCAGGATGCGGTCAAGGGCGTCGGCGAAGCTGTCGACGGTGTTGGTGCGGGTGAACAGGGCGTCGTTGCCGCCGATGTCGAGCGTGACGACGTCCGGCACGAATGTCAGGGCCTCGAAGGCCGGCAACTGGTCGCGGACGACGTCCCCGGAGACCGCCCCCGACACCGAAAGGTTGGTGATCGCCACGTCACGGCCCGTGGCCTCCGCCAGGCGCCGCGCGATGGTGGGCACGTAGCCGGCTCCCGCATGGGACGCGCCGACACCCTGCGCAGCCGAGTCGCCGAGCGCGACGTAGTGCAGCACGTCCTCCGGGTGCGAGTCGGGCCGGGCGAGCCAGTGCTCGCGGTACCGCACCACGTGGCCGTTGATCTTGCGGGCACCGAGCAGGTAGCTCGTCCCGGCCGCCAGCGCCGCGCCCGCCAGGCCGGCGAGCAGCGTGAAACGCAGGAGCCTCATCTGCGTCGCCGGTAGGGCCCGGGGATCACCGGGTTGCCGTCCTTGGCCCAGGCACGCAGTCCGCCGGCGACCGACTCGGCCAGCACCCCCTGCTCCCGCAACGCCCGCGCCGCCAGCGAGGACCGCAGCCCGTTGTCGCAGATGACGACGACGGCCGCATCCCGGTCCGCCAGAGGGTCGTCGCCGTGGATCGCGTCCAGCGGCTCACTCGCCAGCGACTTCGGGTCGACGGGCCGGGCCCCCGGCGCATGTCCGGCCTCGTACTCGGGTTGTGTGCGCACATCGATGAGGATGGCGCCCTTGCTGAGCGCGATCAGTGTCTCCTCGACGGTGAGCCCATCGAGGGGTTTCTTGCCGAGGAAGTCGAGCAGTCCCATGCCCCCATAGTGCCCGACGCGGGGCGATGCCCCCCAACGGTCAGAGGATCCCGAGCTGCACGAGGCCGACGACGCCGACCCCGGCACACAGTGCGAGGCCGAGCAGCACGTACCCGAGCCAGGCTTTCCGCGCCCAGCGGGCGGTCAGTACCGGCAGCACCAGCCCCGCGGCCACCTGGACGACGGCGAACACCGTCAGCCACGGCGACGGGGCGGCGATCTCGACGTCCAGGCCGCTGGAGTCCAGGTCGGGAAGGACCAGCCAGGCCAGGCCAGCGAGCGGGCCGGGCGCCGCGACCAGGAACGCGAGCACCCCCAGGCCGAGCGACCCCGGCCACGTGGACCACCAGACGCGGCGCCTGCCGCCGGTCACTGGTCAGACTTGCGCAGCTTCTCCAGCCGCGCGTACATGTCGTCGACCATCGCCTTGAACCGGGCCTCGACCTCACGCCGCTTCACCTTGAGCGTCGGGGTCAACAGGCCGTTGTCCATCGTGAACTCCTCGGTCAGGACGCTGGTTCCCTTGGGCTGCTCCTGGCTCGGCAGCTTCGCCGTCAGTTCCTCGACGCGGCGGCGCAGCTCCTCCAACAGTTCGCTGGAGGCCAGCCAGTCCTGGACGGTGCCGGGCCACTGGAGCCGCTTGCCGAGGTCCTCGACCTGCGGCAGGGACGGCTTGACCAGCAGCGTCACGAAGGGGCGGTTGTCGCCGAGGAGGACGGCGTGCTCGAACAGCGGGTCGGCCAGGATCAGGCCCTCGATGGGCTGCGGGGCGACGTTCTTCCCGCCGAGCGTGACGATGATGTCCTTGAGCCGGTCGGTGATCGTCAGGAACCCGTCGGTGTCGACGTAGCCGATGTCCCCGGTGTGGAGCCAGCCCTCCTCGTCGATGGTCTCCGCCGTCGCCTGCTCGTTGCCCCAGTACCCCAACATCACATTCGGGCCGCGGTAGAGGATCTCGCCGTGTTCGGCGATCCGCAGCTCTCCCCGGGCAGGACCTTGCCCACGGTGCCGAGCTTGAAATCGCGGGGCGAGTTGAAGGAGACGAGCGGGCTGGTCTCCGTCAGGCCGTAGCCCTGCATGATCGGCAGCCCGACCGCCGCGAAGAACTCCTCGATCTCCACCCGCAGCGGCGCGCCGCCGCAGGCGAGCACGTTCTTGTGTCCGCCGAGCGCCTCCCGGACGCTGCTCAGCACCAGCTTGTCCGCGATGGCCAGCTTGGCAGTGACCCACGGCTTGGGTCGGCGGCCGGCCCGATAGGCGTACTGGGCGTGCCGTCCGATGCGCAGGGCCCACGCGAAGATCGCCTTCTTGACCGGGGAGGCGGCCGCCTTCTGGTGGGCGGTCGTGAAGACGGTCTCGTAGAGCTTGGGGACGCTGACCATCATGGTCGGCTGCGCGAGCACCATCTGCTCCGCGACGGTGCGGGCGTTCTCGACGTAGGTGTTCATGCAGCCGTGCGTCAGCACGACGGTGGTCCACGCCCGCTCGAGGGCGTGGGACAGGGGGAGGAAACAGAGGGAGTGGTCCTCGGGCCGGATGTCGAAGAAGCCGTCCAGCACGTCGGCCTGCATCGCCAGGGCGCTGTGCTGCAGCATGACGCCCTTCGGGTTCCCCGTGGTCCCGGAGGTGTAGATGATCGAGGCCAGGTCCGCCCCCGACGCATCCGCCAGTCGGGCGGTCAGCGCGTCGTCGTCAGGCTCGGCGAGGAAGTCGGCGTAGGAGATCAGCCTGGCCGGCATGTCGGCATAAGGATGCACGATGACGATCGTGGTCAGCTCGGGCAGGTCTTCGGCCGCGCTGAGGACGCGTTCGGCCTCGCTGCGTCCCCCGACGAACATCACCGCGACGCCGGAGTCGTGGGCGATGTGGCGGATCTGCTCCGGAGTGCTGGTGGCGTAGAGCGGCACGGGCACGGCCCGCACGCTGAGCGCGCCGAAGTCGACCTCCGACCACTCGGGGGAGTTGTTGAGGAAGATCCCGACCCGGCCGCCTGCGGGCACCCCCAGGTTCAGCAGGCCCTGTCCGACGCCGCGTACCTTCGCGCCGAGCTGGGCGTACGTCTGCGTCTCCCAGGCATCGTCACGGCGGATGCGGGTCGCCGTCCTGGAGCCGTGCGCGGCGACGGTCGCCTGCAGGCGATGGGCGAGGTGGTCAGCCATGACGGCCTCCTGTGGCTGGTGGGTGGGCTCCACAGTAGCCAGCGGGCGAAGGCGCCGCCGGGATACGACCATGGGTGGACGGCGTGGAGGGGATAGACTGGCGGTCCCCGAGCAGGAGGCACCAGTGACTGATTGAGCCGGGCGCGCCCGTTGGCGTGCCGTCCCCCGACCGCATCCCAGCGACCCTCAGGACCTCAGTCATGCCCTTCTCCCCTGCCGTCGTCGTCGACGGCCTCAGCTATCACCTTCCCGACGGGACCGTCATCCTCGACGCCGTCTCGGCCACCTTTCCCGCTGCCCGCACCGGCCTGATCGGCGACAACGGCTCCGGCAAGACCACCCTGCTGCGTCTCATCGGCGGCAGGCTGCGCCCCACCGACGGCAGCGTGCGGGTGTCCGGTCGGGTCTACACCGTGCCGCAACGGCTGACGGTGGCAGGCACCGTCGCCGACCTGCTCGGCATCGCCGGGACCGTGGCGGGGCTGCGGGCCATCGAGGCCGGCTCGGTCGCGCAGCAGCACTTCGACGCCGTCGGCGACGACTGGGACGTCGAGGCGCGCGCCGCCGCCGAACTCACGCGGATCGGGTTGCCCGACGATCCCGGCTTCCTCGGCCGCGGGGCCGCCACGCTCTCCGGCGGCGAGGCGACGCGGATCGCCCTCGCCGGCGCCTGCCTCGCCCTGGCCGACGTGACACTGCTCGACGAGCCGACCAACAACCTCGACGCCAGGACCCGCGCCTGGCTGTACGACGAACTGGAACGGTGGGACGGCGCGTTGATCGTGGTCAGCCACGACCGCGAACTCCTGGAGCGCGTGGATGGGCTGGTGGACCTGACCCGGCGCGGCGCCGTCTCCTTCGGGGGCCCGTTCAGCGCCTATGAGGCGTACCGCGCCGAGCTGCGGGAGGCAGCGGAGCGAGGTTTGCGCGCCGCAGAGGCAGAGCTGGACCGGGCCCGACGGCAGGCGCAGACCGAGCTCCAGCGCCAGGCTCAGCGGGACCGCTCCGCCCGGCGGGAACTGGCCCGCGGCAACGTGTCGAAGGGCGCCGCCGACTTCTACCAGAACCGCGCGGAGAAGGGCGCGGGCTCGAAGACGGTCGCACACCAGCAGGCGGTGCTGGACGCCCAGGCCGCCCGCACGGAGGCCGACGACAGGGCCCGCCAGCCCGACACGATCCGCATCCCCCTGCCGATGACGACGGTGCCGGCGGGCAAGGAGGTGCTCCGCCTCCGGGTGGGAGAGACCCGCCTGGACGTGGTCGGCCCCGAGCGGATCCGGCTGGTCGGCGACAACGGCTCCGGCAAGTCCACCCTGCTCGCGCTGGTGCTCGGGCTGGACGGTGACGAGCCGTGGCGGCGCGCGGTGCTGGACGGCGTCAGCCTGGACCTGGCCCCCGCCGTGGCGGTCGGCATGTTGGCACAGAACCTCGACGGCCTCGACCGGTTCCCGAGCGCCATCGAGGCGGTGCGTGACGCGGCCCCGTCGCGCACCCCGCACGACGCCCGCGCGTTGCTCGCCAGGTTCCTGATCCGCGGCGATCGCGCTGACCAGCCGCCGTCGACGATGTCGGGCGGCGAACGGTTCCGCGTCGGCCTCGCCCGGACGCTGTTCGCCGACCCGGCCCCGCAGCTGCTCATCCTCGACGAACCCACGAACAACCTGGATCTGGCGTCGGTGGAGCAGTTGGTCGGGGCCCTGGAGGACTACCGCGGGGCTCTGCTCGTCGTCACCCATGACGGACACCTGGCCAGCAGGCTGCGGGTAGAGCGCCAGTGGGAGGCCACCCGGCAAGCCGGTCCGCTCAAGGTGGCGGACCGGCTCATCGGGTGACGGCCGGGGTCAGCGGCCTGCGACCTTGTCCGCCGCGATCACGCGGCGCATGCCCTCGATCGCGACGGGGATGAGGTTGCCGATCTGCGAGGCATCCTTCTCCTCCTCGGTCATGGGCGCGAAGTCATGGTGGCCCATGACCATCATCACGCCGCCCGCGCGGACCCGCCGGGTCGAGGCGACGAGGAACAGCGCGGCGCACTCCATCTCGGAGACGAGGCAGCCGCCCTTGACCCAGGCGTCCCAGCGCTCGTGCAGCCGGCCGGCGACCGGCATGGAGTCCGGCGAGTGCTGGCCGTAGAAGGAGTCCTTCGACTGGGAGACGCCGACGTGGTAGCGCCGTCCCATGTCAGAGGAGGCCGCGACGAGCCCGTTGATGAGGTCCTGGTGCGCGACGGCCGGGAACTCCATGGGCAGGTAGTGCAGCCCGGTGCCTTCGTCGCGGATGGCGGCGTTGATGACGGCGATGTTGCCCGGCTGGGTCTCGGGCTGCATGGCGCCCGAGGTGCCGACCCGCATGAATGTGTCGGCGCCGACGTGGATCAGTTCCTCCACGGCGATGGCGGCCGACGGCCCGCCCATCCCCGTCGAGGTCACCGCGACGGGCACGCCGTCGAGCTCGCCCGCCCAGGTGGTGTGCTCGCGGTGCGAGGCCACGAAGCGCGGGTTGTCGAAGTGCTGCGCGATGACCTCGCAACGGCCGGGGTCACCGGGGAGGAAGACGTAGCGTCCGATGTCTCCCTGCTTCAGGTGAATGTGGTATTCGTAGCCCTCCGAATAGGCCATGACGCTCCTTAGATACTCGATGTCTTCCCGCCTACGCTAACGCCCCCCGCCAATCCGCGCTGGCGCGGAGGACCCGTACCCGCGGTTCCCAACTGCCGACCTGCCGGGTAGGCTGCCCAACAGACATTAGATACTCATCGAAGGAGTCGACATGGACGTCGACGACAAGGTCGCCCTCCTCAAGACGATCGCCGACGCGACACGGCTGCGGATCCTCGGTCTCCTCGCCACCCGCCCCCACACAGGCGTCGAGCTGACGGTGGCCCTCGACCTGACGGCGCCGACGATCAGCCACCACCTGCACCGGCTGCGCGACGCGGGCATCGTCACGGCCACCGCCGACGGGCAGCGCCGCCACTGGTCGATCAACACAGGTCTCCTCGCCGACGTGTCTGCGCCGGACGCCGCCGCGGCAGGGCCCGTTGACCCCGCGCAGGCGAAGGTGGTGGCCACCTTCTTCGACGGCGAGCGCCTGCGCTCGATCCCGACGAAACGCAAGGCCCGCGTCGCCGTCCTGCTCGAGTTGCTGCGCCGCTTCGAGCCCGGCCGGCGCTACGCAGAGCGGGAGGTCAACGACATCCTGCGCCAGGCCCACGACGACGTCGCACTGCTGCGCCGCGAACTCGTCGACTACCGCTACCTGCGCAGGGCGCGCAGCATGTACTGGGTCAACGAGGAGCCGCTGGAACGCTCCGCGAACGAGGCTCAGGAGGTGCCCGCAGGGGAGTCGGACTGGCTGGCGGCGCTGATCGCCGACGCGACCCCCTGACCGCAGACGGGGCGTCCCCCCGTCTGCCAGACTGGCCGCAGCCGACCCGAGGGGGACTGACATGATCGTCGGGGCCATCATCAACATCGCGCTGCTCTTCGTCGTGGCGAGACGCCTCCTCGGCGTCCCGGTCGGCTGGGGCCGGGTCGTGATCATCAGCACGCTGGTCTACCTCGCGGCCAGCCCCCTCCTCGAGACCCTGTGGGCCGGGCTCCACATCGACGAGCGGAGGCCGGCCCTCCCCGTCGTGCTGGTGGTGCTGGTGATCGGCGGCTGCCTCATCGCCGGGGAGCTCGTCGTGTTGGCCGTGCTCGAGGCGCTGCTCCCGACCCGCTCGGTGCCGACCGCCACGAGCCTGGTCACCGGTTTCCCCGCCGCGGTGCGTCGGACCAGGCGATACCTGGAGATCTGGTGGATCGGGGTCCGACGCGGGCTCACGGCCTACCTCGGC
The DNA window shown above is from Tessaracoccus defluvii and carries:
- a CDS encoding DUF2087 domain-containing protein, yielding MDVDDKVALLKTIADATRLRILGLLATRPHTGVELTVALDLTAPTISHHLHRLRDAGIVTATADGQRRHWSINTGLLADVSAPDAAAAGPVDPAQAKVVATFFDGERLRSIPTKRKARVAVLLELLRRFEPGRRYAEREVNDILRQAHDDVALLRRELVDYRYLRRARSMYWVNEEPLERSANEAQEVPAGESDWLAALIADATP